From a region of the Actinopolymorpha singaporensis genome:
- a CDS encoding glutathione-independent formaldehyde dehydrogenase — protein sequence MKAVVYNGPRDVAVKDVPDPTIERPTDAIIKITSTNICGSDLHMYEGRTSFEPGRIFGHENLGEVVETGSAVQDLHQGDMVAVPFNVACGTCENCNAGLTNYCLTANPDPEIAGAAYGFADMGPWSGGQAEYLRVPWADFNALRLPPGARDKEDDYVMLADIWPTGYHATELAGVTPGDTVVVYGGGPVGLFAAYSSVLKSASKVMVVDRHPDRLALAEKIGAIPIDDSKTDPVQAVLEQTDGKGADRGCECVGYQAHDPQGKEQNSLTLNRLVESVKFTGGIGVVGVFVPSDPGSPDDLGKQGKAAIDYGKFWFKGQHMGSGQCPVKRYNRKLCNLIAANHAQPSFLVSHELPLTKAPEAYQHFDARDHGWTKVVLKPHAQTTS from the coding sequence ATGAAGGCAGTCGTGTACAACGGCCCACGTGACGTAGCCGTAAAGGACGTTCCCGATCCCACGATCGAGCGACCGACCGATGCGATCATCAAGATCACGTCGACGAACATCTGTGGGTCCGACTTGCACATGTACGAAGGCAGGACGTCGTTCGAACCAGGGCGGATCTTCGGGCACGAGAACCTCGGCGAGGTCGTCGAAACGGGATCAGCCGTGCAGGACCTCCACCAGGGCGACATGGTGGCGGTGCCGTTCAACGTCGCGTGCGGAACCTGTGAGAACTGCAACGCGGGGTTGACGAACTACTGCCTCACGGCAAATCCGGATCCCGAGATAGCGGGAGCGGCGTACGGCTTTGCTGACATGGGCCCGTGGAGCGGCGGACAGGCGGAGTACCTGCGGGTGCCCTGGGCCGACTTCAACGCCCTTCGTCTCCCACCTGGCGCCCGGGACAAGGAAGACGACTACGTAATGCTTGCCGACATCTGGCCGACCGGCTACCACGCCACCGAGTTGGCAGGTGTCACGCCGGGTGACACCGTTGTCGTCTACGGCGGCGGACCCGTCGGTCTCTTCGCGGCCTACTCGTCCGTACTCAAGAGCGCCTCCAAGGTCATGGTGGTCGACCGGCACCCCGACCGCCTGGCGCTGGCGGAGAAGATCGGCGCCATTCCGATCGACGACTCCAAGACCGACCCGGTCCAGGCGGTCCTCGAGCAGACCGACGGCAAGGGAGCGGACCGCGGTTGCGAATGTGTCGGCTACCAGGCACACGACCCGCAGGGCAAGGAGCAGAACAGTCTCACGCTCAACCGTCTCGTCGAGTCGGTGAAGTTCACCGGCGGGATTGGCGTGGTCGGCGTGTTCGTTCCCAGCGACCCGGGATCGCCTGACGACCTTGGCAAGCAGGGAAAGGCGGCGATCGACTACGGCAAGTTCTGGTTCAAGGGCCAGCACATGGGATCCGGCCAGTGCCCGGTCAAGCGCTACAACCGCAAGCTCTGCAACCTGATTGCCGCGAACCACGCGCAGCCGTCGTTCCTCGTGTCCCACGAACTCCCACTCACCAAAGCGCCCGAGGCCTACCAGCACTTCGACGCCCGTGATCACGGCTGGACCAAGGTCGTGCTCAAGCCGCACGCCCAGACCACCTCATGA
- a CDS encoding type 1 glutamine amidotransferase domain-containing protein has product MDYPLRNRTVAFVATDGVERVELEQPRGALYGAGAKSEILSIHPGEIQARQFDLNPAGTFPVDRLLADASVDDYDALVLPGGTMNPDQLRMNKDAVAFVKAFVESGKPIGVICHGPWTLVEADAVRGRRLTSWPSLRTDLRNAGAEVVDEEVVVDGQLTSSRSPADLPAFCAAIIDQFARAPSRAA; this is encoded by the coding sequence ATGGATTACCCGCTGCGGAACAGGACAGTGGCGTTCGTGGCAACCGACGGGGTGGAGCGGGTGGAACTCGAACAGCCTCGGGGTGCACTGTATGGTGCCGGGGCGAAAAGTGAGATCCTCTCGATTCACCCCGGCGAGATCCAGGCACGTCAGTTCGACCTCAACCCTGCCGGAACTTTCCCGGTCGACCGACTCCTGGCCGACGCCTCCGTGGACGACTACGACGCCTTGGTCCTGCCCGGCGGCACCATGAACCCAGACCAACTGCGCATGAACAAGGATGCGGTCGCCTTCGTGAAGGCGTTCGTCGAAAGCGGTAAGCCGATCGGCGTGATCTGCCACGGTCCTTGGACCCTCGTGGAGGCCGACGCGGTGCGCGGTCGCCGGTTGACTTCATGGCCGAGCCTGCGCACCGACCTGCGGAACGCCGGAGCCGAAGTCGTCGACGAGGAGGTCGTCGTCGACGGGCAGTTGACCTCCAGCCGTTCACCGGCGGACCTGCCGGCCTTCTGCGCGGCCATCATCGACCAGTTCGCTCGCGCTCCCAGCAGAGCCGCCTGA
- a CDS encoding DUF1931 family protein — MPVQSRSRFERFFRAAASLDVDKNDLKRYQDFLDDKIYDLFLIGKASAKANGRDVIQPADLPITKGLQESIHEFRRLDEEIELTPILDILAARPPLDVTISDETEERLPNVAGGLSVALARTFKIIDPGLKNPQTEHWSRVFEIFGQLL, encoded by the coding sequence ATGCCGGTCCAGAGTAGGAGCAGATTCGAACGGTTCTTTCGTGCAGCGGCGAGCCTGGACGTCGACAAGAACGACCTGAAGCGCTATCAAGACTTCCTGGACGACAAGATCTACGATCTTTTCCTGATCGGGAAGGCGTCGGCGAAGGCCAACGGGAGGGACGTCATCCAGCCGGCCGATCTTCCGATCACGAAGGGGCTCCAGGAGAGCATCCATGAGTTCCGGCGCCTGGATGAGGAGATCGAACTAACCCCGATCCTTGATATCCTGGCTGCGCGGCCTCCGTTGGACGTCACGATCAGCGATGAGACCGAGGAGAGGCTGCCGAACGTAGCAGGCGGCCTGAGCGTTGCGCTGGCCAGGACGTTCAAGATCATCGACCCTGGCCTGAAGAACCCTCAGACCGAGCACTGGTCGCGAGTGTTCGAGATCTTCGGTCAGCTCCTCTGA